The region GTGATACATATACATCAATAGGGTTTTTATCAATGAATACATTTAGTTTACCATTAACTAAAGATTGTACATTCCTAACTTTAGCAGTTACATCATATATTCCATCATTTAATAATTCATGAACAGTAAGAGAAACTATACCATTTACACTATTTGTTTTGAATGTAGAAGATACTCCGCTTATCTTAAATTCAACACTAGCACCATGAACTAAATTACCCATATCATCAGTAACAAGTGCAGTTAATGGAATGAATGTATTAGTAACATTAACTGTTTCACCATTTAATACATATATCTTAATATTAGATAAACCATAGTTAACTGCAATACCATCACCCAAACCAGAATATGCTTTACAATTATCAAAAGTGTTATTCTTCAAATAACTTAAACCAGCTGAAAAAATAGCTCCCCCACTAGATTTTGAACTAAAAGAAGTAGTCTTACTATTAACAAACTGATTATTAACAATATTCACACCTGGGACTGTATATATTGATCCACCTTGCATAGTTGCTAAATTAGATATAAATTTAGAATCAGAAATAGAAGCTTTTCCACCACTTGAAATATAAATAGCTCCACCTAAACCATCCACATCATAAGCTTCATTTTCTTTAAAGATAGAATTTGAAATATTCATATTATAACCATAAATAGCTCCACCTTTTCTGATTACTTTATTTTTACTAAATGTGGAATTACTAATTGTAATATCAGACCATAGTTGACCACAGATTACACCACCATTAGATTTTGCTAAATTATCTTCAAAATTAGCATTTTCAACAATAATTTTACCTTTAACTAAAAAAACAGCACCATCAGTAGCATAACCATTTTTAATAGTTAAATTACTTATATAAACAGAAGTTCCTTCATTAATTGTAAATAAACTTTTATGACTTAAATCAATTGTTGTTTTATTAACTCCAGAACCAACAATATAATATGATGATACTCCATTATTATTTTGATCAATAATTATCTCCCTATTACCATTTCCTTTAAAAATACCTTCACCTAATTTGATTATAGTATTATTAGAATTAGCTATAGATATACCCTTATTTAAAGTAGCATATGGATTTTCTAAAGTACCATCATTGTTATCATTACCTGTGACATTAATATAAATAGCATTAGACTCCCCAGAATCTTGAATAACACCACCATAATTAATACCATCAGAGATTACATTTTTTTCAAAAACATTATTTAAATTTTCAGAACTTTGAATAGTTCCAATGTCAACATTATTTCCATCTAAAGACGCAGTAGCACTAACTGCTCCTACTGACACACTCAGCAATAATATTAACATAATAAAAAAAATATTATTAATTTTCAAAATCAACCACCAATATATTTAAAAACATGTCAATTATGTTTTACAATAATAATATTAAAATAAGTAGTATTTAATAATTATCAAAAAAAGTTGAAATAAAAATTTAATTAAAAATATTATGAAGTTTAGTAATAATAGACTCCATCATATTCAGTTCATCATTAACTTTAATATTTTTAACTTCATCAATTGCTCTTTGTTGGAAATATTCCTGAGAATTAATATGTCTAGCTTGCTGTATAAATTCATAATTTCCACTGGAATTTATTCTACGGCCTTTAATATCATCTTTCAACATGATTTCCATGTCTTCAAGAATTTTAGATTTTATGAATTTATCTTCAATAGGACATGCAATTTCCACTCTTTTAGCAGTATTTCTTGTCATCATATCTGCACTAGATATATAAAGAGTCCTATCATCACCAACACCAAATGCATAAACCCTTGAATGTTCCAAATATCTACCTACAATCCCATGAACTTCAATATTATCCGTTTTTCCTTCAAGACCTGGAATAATACAACAAATTCCCCTAATAATCATTTTTATTGTAACTCCTGCTTTTGAAGCTTTAACTATTTTATCAATGATTTTTCTATCAGTGAATGAATTCATTTTCATCATTATTTCAGCAGGCTGATTATTATTAGCTTTAGCTATTTCTTTATCAATTAAATTTAAAATACCTGATCTTAAAGAATCTGGAGCTACAAGAAATTTATTATAATGTCCTTGTAAATTAGATAATGCTAAATTTTTAAAAAATTCCGTAGCATCATCACCAATCTCTTGATTAGATGTTAAATAACAGTAATCCACATACAATTTTGCTGTTTTTTCATTATAATTCCCAGTTCCAATTTGAGTATACTGTTTAATATTTCCTTTATGCTTTTTAGTTACAGTACATATTTTAGAATGCACTTTATAATCTACAAAACCATACAAAATTTGACATCCTGCTTCTTCCAATAATTCTGCATAATGGATATTATTTTTCTCATCAAACCTTGCACGAAGTTCAATTAAAACTGTAACTTCCTTATCATTATCCAAAGCTTCAAGTAAATACTTAATAACTGAAGAAGTTCTTGCAACACGATATAAAGTTATTTTAATAGATAATACTTCAGGATCATTAGCTGCTTCTTTTAAAAAATCAAGAAAATGATTCATTGTTTGATATGGATAAAATAACAAAATATCTTTTTTATCTAACTGTTTAAATAAAGATTTATTAGGATCAATTTGGCTTGTTTTTTGAGGAATAAACTTAGGAAATGTTAAATCTTGTTTTATATCACCAGGAATCTCATCTATAAAATCATGAATAAAATCCAAATTTATAGGAGACTGTGTAAGAAATACCTGATTTTTATGCAAACCCAATTCTTTCCTAAGATGCTTAGTATAAATATTATCATTACTTCTATAGAATTCCAATCTTATTGGAGATAATCTTTTTCTTTTTTTAAGAATATTTTTCATGAAATGTCTATAATCCTCATCTTCATCAATTGGAGTTTCTTGAAGATTTATATCCGCATTTCTTGTTACCGCAGCTACAGTTTTATATTTTACGCGATAATTTGTAAATATATTATCTGCAAATGCATAAATTAAATCCTCCATCAATATAAATTCATTTGTATCTGGAAATTTAATATAATCAGGCAAAGAAAAAGGAATTGGGATTAAACCAATGTATTCTTTCAATTTTTTATGTTTATTATTTTCTTTATTTTTTTCTAGTATACAATAAATGTATAACTTTTTATTAACCATATGTGGAAAAGGATGATAAGAATCAATTATTTGAGGAGATAACAATGGAGCAACATTTTCATAAAAGTATTGAGTAATATATTTTCTAAAAACACTATTTAATTCATCAAAACTATGTTTAATAATCCCATATTTTCTTAAGTCTCTAGCTATTTTTTCAAAAATCAAATCTCTTTCTTCATATAATGGTTTAGTAGCTTTAAATATTGCATCCAACTGTTCTTGAGGACTCCATCCAGTTTTATTATCTCTATCCTTCTCATCAATAAGTGTTAAATCAAAAAGACTACCACATCTAATCATATAAAATTCATCTAAATTACTTGTGAAAATAGATATAAAATTTAATCTTTCAAGTAATGGAACTGTATTATCTTTTGCTTCTTTTAAAACTCTATCATCAAACTTCAGCCAAGATAATTCCCTATTTTGTGTATATGAATAATCTCTTTTTTTCATTATAAATCTCCATTTAATAATGCATATAAAACTCCTTCTCTCAAAGAATTTTTACAAAAATATAATTCTTCCACATTAAAATAACTTGCAATAGTTTTAATTATTATAATTCCAGGTACAATAGTATGTATTCTTTCCGCCTTAATTTTTAATATTTTATTAAAATCATTTTTATTATTATAATTAAGTTCCTCTAATAATTTATCTAATAAATCAATTGAAATTACTGGAGATTTCTTACTAATAAAATTAAGATGAACTAATAAACGTTTAACATTCCTAACAGTTCCACCTACTCCAAACATATATTTTTTAGAATAATTTCCAATATTAGAATTAATTAACTCATTTAGAATTCTTTTTTCTATATTTTTACGTTCTTTATTATTTGGAAACATTATTCCGACATATTTCTCATAACAATATAGTGAACCAACAGGCAAACTTCTTTCTTCAACAGGCACTCTATTTTCAAAAATAGTTAATTCACAACTGCCCCCACCAACATCAATAAGAATACCTTCATCTTTAGATAATTCTGTGCTTTTAATAGAATTAAAACTTAGATCAGCTTCTTTTTTACCGTCCAAAACATTAATATCAATGTCCAATTTATCTTTAACAATATTTAATACTTCAATAGTATTTGTGATATTTCTCAAACTAGCTGTTGCAAAAAAATATTTTTTATCTACATTTAATAAATCCATATTTTTATTAAATTTATTTAAAACAGAAATAAGAATATTTATTCCTTCATTATTTAACTTACCATTTTCGTGATAAGCAATAAGACCTGCAGTTTTCTTTTTAGAAAAAATTGATTTAATTTTATTATTTTTACATTCATATACTTTAAATCTTATAGTATTTGAACCAATATCAACTATTCCATATAACATTTTATCATTCTAATTCGATTATAATATCTAAACTATAACCTTCTCACAATTTTAGTTTAGTATTAATTATAATATATGTAAAGTTATTATAAATAAAATTAACATATCTAACTTAAAACACTGAAATATAAGTGTTTTATATATCTACCCTAAAAATCATCACATTTTTAAAGAGATATTAAAATAAAACATGATAAAGATATTAATAAAACTTAAATTAAATATATAAAATACTAAAAAAAAGGAGTAAAAATATGGATACAACTATGATTATCTTAGCTGTAATTATAATAATCATACTTGCTATAGTATTATATCTTATTAGTGGATATAATGGTCTTGTTAATGCAAGAAATAAAGTGAAAAACAGTTATTCTCAAATTGATGTTCAACTCAAAAGAAGAAATGACTTAATACCTAATCTTGTTGAAACTGTTAAAGGATACGCAAGTCATGAAAAAGGAGTATTTGAAAATGTAACTAAAGCAAGAAGTGGCTTAATGAATGCAAGTAGTGTTAAAGAAGTTAGTGAAGCTAACAGTGCTTTAACTGGTGCATTAGCTTCATTATTTGCTATTGCTGAAAATTATCCTGAATTAAAAGCAGATCAAAATTTCAAAGAACTACAATCAGAATTAACAGAAACTGAAGATAAAATTTCTTATTCAAGACAATTTTATAATGACACTGTTTTAATGTATAATAATAAATGTGAACAATTCCCAAGTAATATTATTGCAGGAATGTTCAATTTTAAAGAAGCAGACTTCTTTGAAATAGCTAGTGGTGAGCGAGAAGCACCTAAAGTGCAATTCTAAGGGAGATTGAATATATGGTTAATAAAAAGATAATAACCATCTTCCTTCTACTTTTTTTAATAATATCCTCTGTAAGTTGTGTTTATGCTGACGATGATGATAGAAGTTATTCCATCACACAAGCTTTAATGGATATTGTAGTTGATACAAATGGAATGCTTCATATAAATGAAACATTTGATTATTCTTTTGATGGAACATATAATGGTGTTTATAGAGACATACCTTTAAAAGATGGAGAAAGTATTGAAAATATCCACGTAACTGCAGATGGAGCATATACAAAAGTAGAACAAAATGTTCAAGATGGTACACAACATATAAAAATCTATTTATACTCAGATAAAGCTAAAACCCAACCAATAAGCGACACCAATGTTAAAGTTCATATCAGTTATGATATGAAAAATGTGGTGACTGTTTATCAAGACACTGCATCTCTACAATACCAACTTTGGGGAGATCAATGGGATGTAGGTGTTGACAAATTAATTACAACAATACATTTACCTAATAACACTGACAATGAATATTGGTTAAATCCTACAAAATATAATGAATCCAGCTCATTAAACGGGAATACAATAACTACAACTAGCAATTACATTGATTCTGGAAATTTCTATGAAATAGAAGTTTTAATGCCTGAAAGTGATTTTAAAAATTCACCAAATGCAATTCACATTGACAAACTAGCAAAATCTGAAATTGAACAACGTTATCATGATTATCAAGAAAATGAAAAAATGTGGGACAACATCGGAATAATAGTGGGAATATTATTTATTATAAGTCCAGTAATCCCATTCCTTATTTATCATAAATATGGTAGAGAACCTAAAGTTAATTATGAAGGAATTTATGAAAGAGAATTACCAAGTAACGACCCTCCAGCAGTAGTTAACGCATTAATTCAAAATAGAGACAATATTGGAACTCCAGATTTAAAAGGATTTGAAGCTACAATTATGGATTTAATTAATCGTAAAATATTTAAAATGAAAGAAAATGAAGATAAACATTTAATAATTGAATTAGATGAAACTCATTATGATGAATTAACATTAGATGAAAAAGATATTTTTAATATATTTTCAACAATAGCAAAAGATAATCATTTA is a window of uncultured Methanobrevibacter sp. DNA encoding:
- a CDS encoding DUF2207 domain-containing protein is translated as MVNKKIITIFLLLFLIISSVSCVYADDDDRSYSITQALMDIVVDTNGMLHINETFDYSFDGTYNGVYRDIPLKDGESIENIHVTADGAYTKVEQNVQDGTQHIKIYLYSDKAKTQPISDTNVKVHISYDMKNVVTVYQDTASLQYQLWGDQWDVGVDKLITTIHLPNNTDNEYWLNPTKYNESSSLNGNTITTTSNYIDSGNFYEIEVLMPESDFKNSPNAIHIDKLAKSEIEQRYHDYQENEKMWDNIGIIVGILFIISPVIPFLIYHKYGREPKVNYEGIYERELPSNDPPAVVNALIQNRDNIGTPDLKGFEATIMDLINRKIFKMKENEDKHLIIELDETHYDELTLDEKDIFNIFSTIAKDNHLDLSNIDDYLSDEHNAKWFNDKVKTWKNDVVYEHLGENKLEEFFNNKGDKIATYYTIASVIVGAVTLSMILLESSLNTTGTILGLIGSVYLIIVGVIIYLLPDDIFGQWTAEGRLYMLKWKNFKKFLKDNSLMKEHPPESIVIWNQYLVYATALGVADKVYEAMKLQINEGYLEDEYLDSYYYYGTGYYTMHSAINTGIQTANSDSDSSGFGDIGGGSGGGGGGAF
- a CDS encoding LemA family protein; this translates as MDTTMIILAVIIIIILAIVLYLISGYNGLVNARNKVKNSYSQIDVQLKRRNDLIPNLVETVKGYASHEKGVFENVTKARSGLMNASSVKEVSEANSALTGALASLFAIAENYPELKADQNFKELQSELTETEDKISYSRQFYNDTVLMYNNKCEQFPSNIIAGMFNFKEADFFEIASGEREAPKVQF
- a CDS encoding RNA degradosome polyphosphate kinase is translated as MKKRDYSYTQNRELSWLKFDDRVLKEAKDNTVPLLERLNFISIFTSNLDEFYMIRCGSLFDLTLIDEKDRDNKTGWSPQEQLDAIFKATKPLYEERDLIFEKIARDLRKYGIIKHSFDELNSVFRKYITQYFYENVAPLLSPQIIDSYHPFPHMVNKKLYIYCILEKNKENNKHKKLKEYIGLIPIPFSLPDYIKFPDTNEFILMEDLIYAFADNIFTNYRVKYKTVAAVTRNADINLQETPIDEDEDYRHFMKNILKKRKRLSPIRLEFYRSNDNIYTKHLRKELGLHKNQVFLTQSPINLDFIHDFIDEIPGDIKQDLTFPKFIPQKTSQIDPNKSLFKQLDKKDILLFYPYQTMNHFLDFLKEAANDPEVLSIKITLYRVARTSSVIKYLLEALDNDKEVTVLIELRARFDEKNNIHYAELLEEAGCQILYGFVDYKVHSKICTVTKKHKGNIKQYTQIGTGNYNEKTAKLYVDYCYLTSNQEIGDDATEFFKNLALSNLQGHYNKFLVAPDSLRSGILNLIDKEIAKANNNQPAEIMMKMNSFTDRKIIDKIVKASKAGVTIKMIIRGICCIIPGLEGKTDNIEVHGIVGRYLEHSRVYAFGVGDDRTLYISSADMMTRNTAKRVEIACPIEDKFIKSKILEDMEIMLKDDIKGRRINSSGNYEFIQQARHINSQEYFQQRAIDEVKNIKVNDELNMMESIITKLHNIFN
- a CDS encoding exopolyphosphatase; translation: MLYGIVDIGSNTIRFKVYECKNNKIKSIFSKKKTAGLIAYHENGKLNNEGINILISVLNKFNKNMDLLNVDKKYFFATASLRNITNTIEVLNIVKDKLDIDINVLDGKKEADLSFNSIKSTELSKDEGILIDVGGGSCELTIFENRVPVEERSLPVGSLYCYEKYVGIMFPNNKERKNIEKRILNELINSNIGNYSKKYMFGVGGTVRNVKRLLVHLNFISKKSPVISIDLLDKLLEELNYNNKNDFNKILKIKAERIHTIVPGIIIIKTIASYFNVEELYFCKNSLREGVLYALLNGDL